The Asticcacaulis sp. EMRT-3 region TCGGCTGTGCGAAGAGATCGATGACCGTGTGAAGGCTTTCCTGAACCGCCCCATTGAAGGGGAATGGCCATACATCTGGATTGACGCTACGTATCTGAAGGTGCGCCGGGGCGGCCGTATCGTCTCGGTCGCCGTCATCATCTGCGTTGGCGTCAACAGCGACGGCAGGCGTGAAGTGCTGGGCATGGAGGTCGGCACCTCGGAAGCCGAACCGATCTGGGCAGAGTTCCTGCGCAACCTGACACGCCGGGGCCTGCGTGGTGTCAAACTTGTGGTCTCTGATGCCCACATCGGGATCAAGGGTGCCGTCTCCAAGGTTCTCAACGCCACCTGGCAGCGCTGCCGTGTTCACTTCATGCGCAATGTCTGCGCCCATGCCGGCAAGAGCGGGCGACGCGTCGTCTCTGCCTTCATCGGCACGGCCTTCGCCCAGGAGACGGCGGAAACGGCGAGTACCCAATGGCGAAACGTCGCCGACCAGCTCAGGCCCAAAATGCCAAAGCTGGCCACGATCATGGACGAGACTGAGCACGATGTCCTGGCCTATATGACCTTCCCGAAGGAACACCGCATCAAGCTGCACTCAACCAACCCCATTGAACGGCTCAATGGCGAAATCAAGCGTCGCTGCGATGTCGTGGGCATCTTCCCAAACGACGATGCCATCACCAGACTGGTCGGCGCCATCCTGCTCGAACAAAATGACGAATGGGCGGTTCAGCGCGGACGCTACATTACCCTTGAAACCATCGCACAACTCAGCGATGATCCACTTCTCAGCATGCCAG contains the following coding sequences:
- a CDS encoding IS256 family transposase, yielding MTDDMMALKGLVEKTSDSDLLRDMISFTAERLMALEVSGMTGAGYHEKTGDRLVQRNGYRDRDWETRAGTVELRIPKLRKGSYFPGFLEPRRMAEKALTAVIQEAYVQGISTRSVDDLVKAMGMSGISKSQVSRLCEEIDDRVKAFLNRPIEGEWPYIWIDATYLKVRRGGRIVSVAVIICVGVNSDGRREVLGMEVGTSEAEPIWAEFLRNLTRRGLRGVKLVVSDAHIGIKGAVSKVLNATWQRCRVHFMRNVCAHAGKSGRRVVSAFIGTAFAQETAETASTQWRNVADQLRPKMPKLATIMDETEHDVLAYMTFPKEHRIKLHSTNPIERLNGEIKRRCDVVGIFPNDDAITRLVGAILLEQNDEWAVQRGRYITLETIAQLSDDPLLSMPAVAN